A window of the Desulfobacterales bacterium genome harbors these coding sequences:
- a CDS encoding alpha/beta hydrolase — translation MRAIYKFVLILFISLAIALPGQSYAAGTSDACATKYPIILAHGTGGAAEMMGIVDYWWGIPEALRNEGAEVYVTSVNGMDGTDDKAEQFKKKFFEIKAALEKDLPTESAPKFNIIGHSHGALYTRYAISNLGIAENVASYTSIAGPHHGMFLADALVQATPELIQQLTGKTLDFVYAYFFGNTQPDSLDNVYDVTRAQMDFFNDNCPNDENIYYQSYAARVKLTCPNPVLEPTWLFLLSHEGPNDGLVSVESAQWGTFKGSESGAWWSPGCDHLAIIGHLFGMTPGFNAPEFYIDIVSELKRKGF, via the coding sequence ATGAGGGCCATATACAAATTTGTGCTGATTCTATTTATATCACTGGCAATTGCCTTGCCGGGACAGAGCTATGCGGCCGGCACCTCGGATGCCTGTGCCACCAAATACCCCATAATTCTGGCCCACGGCACGGGCGGTGCGGCGGAGATGATGGGAATTGTGGATTACTGGTGGGGGATACCCGAGGCCCTGCGCAATGAAGGGGCGGAAGTGTATGTGACCTCGGTCAACGGCATGGACGGAACCGATGATAAAGCCGAACAGTTCAAAAAGAAATTCTTCGAAATTAAAGCGGCCCTTGAAAAGGACCTGCCGACCGAGAGCGCCCCAAAATTCAATATTATCGGCCACTCCCACGGGGCCCTGTACACCCGGTATGCGATCAGCAACCTGGGAATTGCTGAAAATGTCGCCAGCTACACGAGCATTGCCGGTCCGCACCATGGGATGTTTCTGGCGGATGCCCTTGTTCAAGCAACACCGGAACTGATTCAACAGCTGACCGGCAAAACCCTGGATTTTGTTTACGCCTATTTTTTCGGCAATACCCAACCGGACTCGCTGGATAACGTCTATGACGTCACCCGGGCTCAGATGGACTTTTTCAATGACAATTGTCCCAATGATGAAAATATTTATTACCAGAGCTATGCCGCCCGGGTGAAGCTGACCTGCCCCAATCCTGTGCTGGAGCCCACATGGCTCTTTCTCTTATCCCATGAAGGCCCCAATGACGGTCTGGTCAGCGTAGAAAGCGCCCAATGGGGCACATTCAAAGGATCAGAATCCGGAGCCTGGTGGAGCCCCGGATGTGACCACCTGGCCATTATCGGCCACCTGTTCGGCATGACCCCGGGATTCAACGCACCGGAATTTTACATCGACATTGTCAGTGAGCTGAAACGTAAAGGATTCTAA
- a CDS encoding SDR family NAD(P)-dependent oxidoreductase has protein sequence MDGISGAYPEFVDSIDSFSELLQYRAKDAPDRLLFTYLEDGENESAQMTYRDLDQKARAIAAELLSVCRPGDRALLLYLPDLNYIAGFMGCLYAGIIAVPAYPPDPSRLAQTLPRLKGIIEDSGAKIALSTQLVVGFAQDLFEKEAALKNIQWLATDDLPAEPVSSYELPALTPDYLAFLQYTSGSTGIPKGVMVSHGNLLKNAALIQAGFEDTPETFGVSWLPPYHDMGLIGGILQPIYLGAGTVLMSPMMFLQKPFRWLSAISKYRATTSGGPNFAYDLCARKVTPEEKKQLDLSCWQLAFNGAEPVREETLTAFAEAFSECGFKMEAFYPCYGMAETTLFVAGGQKGVRPRQTAINSSALQCHRAEKNPESGDAKKTLVSSGQAKSPEQIIIADPETFRRCPDGAVGEIWVAGPNVARGYWNQPIATEETFHAYLADTGEGPFLRTGDLGFLEGEDLYVTGRIKDLIIIRGRNYYPQDVELIAEKSHTVLRPGCGAAFPVDVEGEERLALAYEIRDKEIGQQETNEIINAIHQAVLDAAALNVYAIWLLQPRSIPKTSSGKLRRHACREGYLSDTLDVIAKWRESDGLKSTVPDQAPQHQSRPHAPAGNLRTAEAIEKWLKERLAKTLRILPEEIDIRTPFSRYGLDSVEAVGLAGELETQLNRRLPPTLAYDYPTIEALSKHLAEGPETAPDRQQQPDSHAAANPSIAIIGMGCRFPGADGPKAFWDLILNKINAVTEVPADRWDREAFYAEQAGTPGKMNTRWGGFLTDVDQFDPKFFGISPREATHMDPQQRLLLETAWEALENAALPEEKVDDTLTGVFIGISGSDYSRNNFNTPAAMDAYAGPGNALCIAANRISYWLNLHGPSWAVDTACSSSLVALHQACRSLRTGECDMAIAGGANMILSPQITVSFSQAGMMAPDGRCKSFDADADGYVRGEGCGVVILKRFSDALADGDEILAVIRGTAVNQDGRSNSLTAPSGPAQQRVLKTALADAGVDARELGYIEAHGTGTAIGDPIELGSLKNVVANGRSPEDRCWIGSVKSNIGHLEAASGTASLAKAVMSIQNGIIPPNLNYRTPTPHVPLDDSPIDVPTENQSWPADRRRLAGISSFGFGGTNAHVIIEEAPIRRKTKTAAVRPFHLLTLSAKTDAALLELADRYSRRLSKHPDTSIGDLCYSANTGRTHFANRLAIGAATAGELKDKLAAAAAGNADTGILSGSAAKNSSLSVVFLFTGQGAQYPGMAKSLFGSQPVFREHITACDALLRPYLDGSLMDVIFASSEAAEEIHQTGYTQPALFAVEYSLARLWESWGIFPAAVMGHSVGEYVAACLAGVFSLEDGLRLIAARGRLMQSLPENGAMAAVMATREAVSPILEKYADDVCVAAYNGPKSMVISGVQKRVEAVVRELSAEGIRSKPLSVSHAFHSPLMAPILDEFSETAADIQYGPPQMPLISNRTGRPVDENIASPQYWRRHIMEPVQFARSMETLYESGHRMFLECGPHPVLLGMGRQCIPDKDCLWLPSLRRGRADWQQMLTSLGELYVRGARINWDQVDQAHAERRVNLPNYPFQRKRYWLEARQNPASAAPDHQADTVHPLLGRQVPTALLKKEESLYESVISPDNPPYLKDHRIFDQVIFPAAAYLEMGLSAGARALDTQFLCLENVSFHQALFLDENAPRTLQVVLSENPDAAGYGFTIYSRSQQNGDNAHSDQGDWMLHAEGEVRELQRDESNENIENWGQVKTAFTEEVPIPAFYSRLRQQGLNYGINFRGIEQLWRKNGNALGKIGLPAKHQQPPGSYIFPPALLDACFQSLGGAMNGDTEATLLPVGIKRMNVRKINSDGLWCRTGQIAEAEKNSFKADLDVLDDSGNTAARVEGLTLRKVAPEMLFTGSRPNTENWLYELSWTGQENPLGESPFAEAPGFWLLFADSTQSVREVADRLETRGAACLCVTPGKNFKYDAKRCHATVNPESPEDFNQLLSRAGKQELPIQGIVYMWQAKPASDVSEILTQNPLLGCDSLLYLVRSLATTAHSPRLWIITRGSQAPDAQMDAQTDAQTEVPDPGQAPLWGLGRVIALEHPSLHCTRIDLDPNEKSTDSETLVNALWHPDAEDQIAFRGGSRFAARLTEYHKNDGNKADSLSIPESASYRLATRQYGILENLYLAPQDRAQPGPEEVEIRVCSAGLNFRDVLNALGMLQQAAEELGIESAEALPFGGECTGVVAAVGRNVKRFKPGDEVIGAFAVGSLARFVCVDQAYVALKPENITFDEAATLPVTFLTAWYGLYRLAGLKSGESVLIHSAAGGVGQAAIQLAQKAGAEIFATASPGKWEFLKSRGVAHVMNSRTLDFADEIQTLTNGRGVDVVFNSLNGDFIEKSLSVAAEGARFVEIGKIGIWDEARMNRARPDVAYYPFDLIEVAGKRPEAVTDMLSEIMARITEEQLNALPCKVYPLENTVNAFRFMAQAKHIGKVVISLAPKDVESEKAMVHDTACYLITGGYGAIGLQAARWLAEKGARHLVLIGRSGPSPEAEKEIEGLTQAGVHVFQARADVSRREDLYGVLASIKTNMPPLKGIIHAAGLLEDGMLANLSRDAFDRVMAPKVAGAWHLHQLTREMGLDFFVLFSSAAALLGSPGQGNYAAANAFMDALAHYRKSQGRPALSVNWGPWAGAGMAADSSGAAFSGMDRIPPDNGLDILDRLLAEDAVQAGVLPINWPEFLDRFPENLTPPVFKNFTNRRKQKSTGNSAVVQEISEAPPAARRDIIARYLTDRVSHVLGLSDDVPLDPEQPLKETGLDSLMAVELNNIIQTDLDVGLTAENFMENPSIAMLSETIHQLLESAGRFKSDAPKENDQTTPHGQTASTPESNGWLAYRKEKPDALINLFCFHHMGGAASLFQGWPEELADAIDVCPVQLPGREGRRHEKTFDRFDHLIEALLEMIQPHLDRPFAFFGHSMGTWIAYELTHAIRQKIGQSPVHLFAAAMPPPCENGAFMKNRPIDESLMPHMEIPEPLRGDDTFMNEWLNLFNADAGLFQTYHCQVKPALDCPITAFGGASDELVSRADLSAWHQYTSDTFRLQLMPGQHMFPVGSRNRLMAAIKQDLTPFLYSGH, from the coding sequence ATGGACGGCATCAGTGGCGCCTATCCCGAGTTTGTCGATTCCATTGACAGCTTTTCCGAACTGCTTCAATACCGGGCAAAAGATGCCCCGGACCGGCTTTTGTTCACCTACCTGGAAGACGGGGAGAATGAATCCGCGCAAATGACCTACCGGGATCTTGACCAAAAAGCCCGGGCGATTGCGGCCGAGCTTCTTTCCGTCTGCCGCCCGGGAGACCGGGCGCTTCTGCTGTACCTGCCCGACCTGAACTATATCGCGGGTTTCATGGGATGCCTGTATGCCGGCATTATCGCCGTTCCCGCCTATCCGCCGGACCCCTCGCGCCTGGCCCAGACACTTCCGAGATTAAAAGGAATTATTGAGGATTCCGGTGCAAAAATCGCGCTCAGCACCCAACTGGTGGTTGGCTTTGCCCAGGACCTTTTTGAAAAAGAGGCTGCCTTAAAAAACATTCAGTGGCTGGCAACCGACGACCTGCCGGCAGAGCCCGTATCTTCGTATGAATTGCCCGCACTCACCCCGGATTACCTGGCCTTTCTGCAATATACCTCCGGCTCCACCGGAATTCCTAAAGGGGTGATGGTCAGCCACGGCAATCTTCTGAAAAACGCCGCCCTGATTCAGGCCGGATTTGAGGATACGCCGGAGACTTTCGGTGTGTCCTGGCTGCCGCCCTATCATGACATGGGGCTGATCGGAGGCATCCTCCAGCCCATCTATCTCGGCGCGGGCACCGTTTTGATGTCCCCCATGATGTTTCTTCAAAAACCCTTCCGCTGGCTTTCCGCCATTTCCAAATACCGCGCCACCACCAGCGGGGGGCCCAACTTTGCCTATGACCTGTGCGCAAGGAAGGTTACGCCTGAAGAGAAAAAACAGCTGGATTTAAGCTGCTGGCAACTGGCCTTCAACGGCGCCGAACCGGTCCGCGAAGAAACGCTGACCGCTTTTGCCGAGGCGTTTTCCGAATGCGGATTCAAAATGGAAGCGTTTTATCCCTGTTACGGAATGGCTGAAACGACCCTGTTTGTCGCCGGCGGCCAAAAAGGCGTCCGGCCGAGACAGACCGCAATTAACAGCAGCGCCCTGCAATGCCACCGGGCGGAAAAAAATCCGGAATCCGGCGATGCCAAAAAGACACTGGTCAGCAGCGGGCAGGCAAAATCACCGGAACAAATCATCATCGCAGACCCGGAAACCTTCAGGCGATGCCCGGATGGAGCGGTCGGAGAAATCTGGGTGGCCGGTCCCAACGTGGCCCGGGGCTACTGGAATCAGCCCATCGCGACCGAAGAGACATTTCATGCCTATCTTGCCGACACCGGCGAAGGGCCGTTTCTGCGAACCGGGGATTTGGGATTTCTGGAAGGCGAAGATCTTTATGTAACCGGCCGGATAAAGGACCTGATCATTATCCGGGGGCGCAATTATTACCCCCAGGATGTGGAGCTGATCGCCGAAAAAAGCCATACGGTGCTCCGCCCGGGATGCGGGGCGGCCTTTCCGGTGGATGTGGAAGGCGAAGAACGGCTGGCATTGGCCTATGAAATAAGAGACAAGGAAATCGGTCAGCAGGAAACAAATGAAATCATCAACGCGATTCATCAGGCCGTCCTTGATGCAGCGGCATTGAATGTCTATGCCATCTGGCTTCTTCAGCCCCGAAGCATACCAAAGACCTCCAGCGGCAAACTCCGACGGCATGCCTGCCGGGAAGGCTATCTGAGCGATACCCTTGACGTGATTGCCAAATGGCGGGAATCCGATGGCCTGAAATCCACGGTGCCGGATCAGGCGCCCCAGCATCAAAGCCGGCCCCATGCCCCGGCCGGCAATCTCCGGACAGCGGAAGCCATTGAAAAATGGCTGAAAGAACGGCTGGCAAAAACCCTGCGGATTCTGCCGGAAGAAATTGATATTCGAACACCGTTTTCCCGCTACGGCCTGGACTCCGTCGAGGCGGTGGGTCTTGCCGGCGAACTTGAAACCCAGTTGAACAGACGTCTGCCGCCCACTCTGGCCTATGATTATCCGACCATTGAAGCGCTTTCCAAACACCTGGCGGAGGGCCCGGAAACGGCTCCAGACCGCCAACAGCAGCCGGATTCCCATGCCGCGGCGAATCCGAGCATCGCCATTATCGGCATGGGCTGCCGCTTTCCCGGCGCGGACGGTCCGAAGGCCTTCTGGGATCTGATCCTCAATAAAATCAACGCGGTCACCGAAGTGCCGGCCGACCGCTGGGACCGGGAGGCGTTTTATGCTGAACAGGCCGGCACACCGGGCAAAATGAACACCCGGTGGGGCGGATTTTTAACGGATGTGGATCAATTTGATCCGAAATTCTTCGGCATTTCGCCGAGAGAGGCCACCCACATGGACCCCCAGCAGCGGCTTTTGCTGGAAACCGCCTGGGAAGCCCTGGAAAATGCCGCTCTTCCCGAAGAAAAAGTGGATGACACCCTGACCGGCGTATTTATCGGTATCAGCGGCAGCGACTACTCCCGGAATAATTTTAACACGCCGGCCGCCATGGATGCCTATGCCGGCCCGGGAAACGCCCTTTGTATCGCCGCCAACCGGATTTCCTACTGGTTAAACCTCCATGGGCCCAGCTGGGCGGTGGACACCGCCTGTTCATCCTCCCTGGTCGCGCTTCACCAAGCCTGCCGGAGCCTTCGCACCGGCGAATGCGACATGGCCATTGCCGGGGGCGCCAACATGATTTTAAGCCCCCAGATTACCGTGAGTTTTTCGCAGGCCGGCATGATGGCGCCGGATGGCCGGTGCAAAAGCTTTGACGCGGATGCTGACGGATATGTGCGGGGCGAGGGCTGCGGGGTGGTGATCCTGAAGCGGTTTTCAGACGCGCTCGCAGATGGCGACGAAATCCTGGCGGTCATCCGCGGAACCGCCGTCAACCAGGACGGCCGCAGCAACAGCCTGACCGCGCCCAGCGGGCCGGCCCAGCAGCGCGTACTTAAAACCGCTCTTGCCGATGCGGGCGTTGACGCCCGCGAACTCGGCTATATCGAAGCCCACGGCACGGGAACCGCCATCGGCGATCCGATTGAACTGGGGAGCCTGAAAAACGTCGTTGCCAATGGTAGAAGCCCTGAGGATAGATGCTGGATCGGATCCGTAAAATCAAACATCGGCCACCTTGAGGCCGCCTCCGGCACCGCCAGCTTGGCCAAGGCGGTGATGAGCATTCAAAACGGAATCATCCCGCCCAACCTGAATTACCGGACCCCCACCCCCCATGTCCCCCTTGACGATTCGCCGATTGACGTCCCCACCGAGAACCAATCATGGCCGGCGGACAGGCGCCGTTTGGCCGGAATCAGCAGCTTCGGCTTCGGCGGAACCAATGCCCACGTTATCATTGAAGAGGCCCCGATCCGGCGCAAGACAAAAACCGCCGCAGTACGCCCGTTTCACCTTTTAACCCTTTCGGCAAAAACCGATGCCGCGCTGCTTGAACTGGCCGACCGATACAGCCGCAGACTTTCCAAGCATCCGGATACATCTATCGGGGATTTATGCTATTCGGCAAACACCGGCCGAACCCATTTTGCCAACCGATTGGCCATAGGGGCTGCAACTGCCGGTGAATTAAAAGACAAACTGGCGGCTGCGGCCGCCGGCAATGCCGATACCGGCATCCTCTCCGGAAGCGCCGCCAAAAACAGCTCTTTGTCCGTGGTTTTTCTGTTTACCGGCCAGGGGGCCCAGTATCCCGGCATGGCCAAATCGCTTTTTGGCTCCCAGCCGGTCTTCCGGGAACATATCACGGCATGCGACGCCCTGCTTCGCCCGTATCTTGACGGATCGCTGATGGATGTAATTTTCGCCTCGTCTGAGGCGGCCGAAGAAATCCATCAGACCGGCTATACCCAGCCGGCGCTGTTTGCCGTTGAATACAGCCTGGCCCGGCTCTGGGAGTCCTGGGGGATCTTTCCCGCGGCCGTAATGGGGCACAGTGTGGGGGAATACGTGGCAGCCTGCCTTGCCGGCGTGTTTAGCCTTGAAGACGGTTTGCGATTGATCGCGGCAAGGGGCCGGCTGATGCAGAGTTTGCCGGAAAACGGGGCGATGGCCGCCGTCATGGCAACCCGCGAGGCGGTTTCCCCGATTCTGGAAAAATATGCGGACGATGTTTGCGTCGCTGCCTATAACGGGCCGAAAAGCATGGTTATTTCAGGCGTACAAAAACGCGTGGAAGCCGTTGTTCGTGAACTTTCCGCAGAAGGCATCCGATCTAAGCCCCTGTCCGTGTCACACGCGTTCCATTCTCCGCTGATGGCGCCGATTTTGGATGAATTCTCTGAAACAGCAGCCGATATACAGTACGGTCCGCCGCAGATGCCATTGATTTCAAACCGGACGGGACGGCCCGTGGATGAAAACATCGCTTCGCCGCAATACTGGCGCCGCCATATCATGGAGCCGGTACAGTTCGCCCGGAGCATGGAGACCCTTTATGAATCCGGGCACCGGATGTTTCTCGAATGCGGGCCACATCCCGTGCTGCTGGGAATGGGGAGACAATGCATTCCGGACAAAGACTGCCTGTGGCTGCCAAGCCTCCGGCGGGGGCGTGCGGACTGGCAGCAGATGCTGACCAGCCTTGGCGAACTCTATGTGCGCGGCGCACGGATCAATTGGGACCAGGTGGACCAGGCCCATGCCGAACGGCGGGTGAATCTGCCGAATTACCCGTTTCAACGCAAACGATACTGGCTTGAAGCCCGGCAGAATCCCGCCTCCGCCGCCCCGGACCATCAAGCCGACACCGTGCACCCCCTCCTGGGAAGGCAGGTCCCCACCGCTTTGTTAAAGAAAGAAGAAAGCCTTTACGAGTCCGTCATCAGTCCGGACAATCCGCCCTATCTCAAGGATCACAGGATCTTTGACCAGGTGATCTTTCCGGCGGCCGCTTATCTTGAAATGGGACTTTCCGCAGGCGCCCGGGCGCTTGACACCCAGTTCCTGTGCCTGGAAAACGTCTCGTTCCACCAGGCCTTGTTTCTGGACGAGAATGCCCCGCGGACGCTGCAGGTAGTGTTATCAGAAAATCCGGATGCCGCCGGCTACGGGTTCACCATCTATAGCCGTTCGCAACAAAACGGAGATAATGCGCATTCGGATCAAGGCGACTGGATGCTTCATGCCGAGGGCGAAGTCCGCGAACTTCAGAGGGATGAATCAAACGAAAATATCGAAAACTGGGGACAGGTCAAAACCGCTTTTACCGAGGAGGTCCCGATCCCCGCATTTTACTCCCGGCTGCGGCAACAGGGATTAAACTACGGCATCAATTTCCGGGGGATTGAACAATTATGGCGTAAAAACGGCAATGCCCTGGGCAAAATCGGGCTGCCGGCAAAACATCAGCAGCCGCCCGGCAGTTATATCTTCCCGCCCGCTCTTCTGGATGCCTGCTTTCAGTCCCTGGGCGGTGCCATGAATGGCGATACCGAGGCGACCCTTTTGCCGGTCGGTATAAAGCGGATGAATGTGCGCAAAATAAACAGCGACGGTCTGTGGTGCCGGACGGGGCAAATTGCGGAAGCGGAGAAAAACAGTTTCAAAGCGGATCTCGATGTTCTGGATGACAGCGGCAATACCGCGGCCCGGGTCGAGGGGTTGACCCTGCGCAAGGTAGCACCCGAGATGCTGTTTACCGGCAGCCGGCCGAATACGGAGAACTGGCTCTATGAATTAAGCTGGACAGGGCAGGAAAACCCGCTTGGTGAATCCCCCTTTGCCGAAGCGCCCGGCTTTTGGCTGCTTTTTGCAGACAGCACCCAATCGGTGCGAGAAGTTGCAGACCGCTTGGAAACACGGGGCGCCGCATGCCTTTGCGTGACCCCGGGTAAAAATTTCAAGTACGATGCAAAGCGCTGTCACGCTACTGTTAATCCGGAATCACCGGAGGATTTTAATCAGCTTCTTAGCCGGGCCGGCAAGCAGGAACTGCCGATTCAGGGCATTGTTTATATGTGGCAGGCCAAACCGGCTTCCGATGTTTCCGAAATTTTGACCCAAAACCCCCTGCTTGGCTGCGACAGTCTGCTGTACCTGGTCCGCTCACTGGCAACCACAGCCCATTCTCCCCGGCTCTGGATCATCACACGCGGCAGCCAGGCCCCTGACGCACAAATGGACGCCCAAACGGACGCCCAAACGGAAGTTCCGGATCCCGGCCAGGCCCCCCTATGGGGACTGGGGCGGGTGATCGCCCTTGAACATCCGTCTCTTCACTGCACCCGGATTGACCTGGATCCAAATGAAAAATCCACAGATTCCGAAACCCTGGTCAACGCGCTGTGGCACCCGGATGCAGAGGACCAGATCGCTTTTCGCGGCGGCAGCCGTTTCGCGGCCCGCCTAACAGAATACCATAAAAATGACGGAAATAAAGCGGACAGCCTGTCTATTCCGGAATCCGCGTCGTATCGGCTGGCCACCCGTCAATACGGTATTCTGGAAAATCTGTACCTGGCGCCGCAGGACCGAGCCCAACCCGGGCCGGAGGAAGTCGAAATCCGGGTCTGCTCGGCCGGCTTAAACTTCCGGGATGTGTTAAATGCGCTTGGCATGTTGCAGCAGGCCGCCGAAGAACTCGGCATTGAATCCGCGGAAGCCCTGCCGTTCGGCGGGGAATGCACCGGCGTTGTCGCCGCGGTGGGCAGGAATGTCAAACGGTTCAAGCCCGGGGATGAAGTCATCGGGGCCTTTGCCGTAGGCAGCCTTGCCCGGTTTGTCTGTGTGGATCAGGCGTATGTGGCCTTAAAGCCGGAGAATATAACCTTTGACGAAGCCGCCACCCTTCCCGTCACGTTCCTGACGGCATGGTACGGCTTGTACCGGCTGGCCGGATTAAAGTCCGGGGAGAGCGTTCTGATTCATTCCGCCGCCGGCGGGGTGGGCCAGGCCGCCATCCAGCTGGCCCAAAAGGCGGGCGCCGAAATATTTGCAACAGCCAGCCCGGGCAAATGGGAGTTCTTAAAATCCAGGGGCGTAGCGCACGTAATGAATTCCCGCACCCTTGATTTTGCCGATGAAATCCAAACCCTGACAAACGGCAGGGGCGTTGATGTGGTATTTAACAGTCTGAACGGGGACTTCATTGAAAAATCGCTTTCCGTTGCCGCCGAAGGCGCGCGGTTCGTGGAGATCGGCAAAATCGGTATCTGGGATGAGGCCCGGATGAACCGGGCGCGTCCGGATGTCGCCTATTATCCGTTCGACCTGATTGAAGTTGCCGGAAAACGCCCGGAAGCAGTCACTGACATGCTATCCGAAATAATGGCCCGTATAACCGAAGAACAACTCAATGCATTGCCCTGCAAGGTGTATCCCCTGGAAAACACGGTAAACGCCTTCCGGTTCATGGCCCAGGCCAAGCACATCGGAAAAGTCGTCATCTCGCTTGCCCCCAAAGATGTTGAGTCAGAAAAAGCAATGGTTCATGATACCGCCTGCTACCTGATTACCGGCGGCTATGGCGCCATCGGTCTTCAGGCCGCCCGTTGGCTTGCGGAAAAAGGGGCGCGGCATCTGGTGCTTATCGGCCGCAGCGGGCCATCACCAGAAGCGGAAAAGGAAATCGAAGGATTGACCCAGGCCGGGGTGCACGTTTTCCAGGCCCGGGCGGATGTCTCCCGCCGCGAGGATCTCTACGGTGTTCTGGCATCGATAAAAACAAATATGCCGCCGCTTAAGGGAATCATCCATGCCGCCGGCCTGCTGGAAGACGGCATGCTGGCCAACCTGTCCAGGGATGCATTTGACCGTGTGATGGCGCCGAAAGTGGCCGGCGCCTGGCACTTGCATCAGCTTACCCGCGAGATGGGACTCGATTTTTTTGTTCTTTTCTCATCCGCGGCAGCCCTTCTGGGGTCACCGGGCCAGGGCAACTATGCCGCAGCCAATGCCTTCATGGATGCACTGGCCCATTATCGGAAAAGCCAGGGACGGCCCGCATTAAGCGTGAATTGGGGCCCCTGGGCCGGGGCCGGGATGGCGGCGGATAGCTCCGGAGCGGCATTTTCAGGAATGGATAGAATCCCCCCGGACAATGGATTGGACATACTGGACCGGCTGCTTGCCGAGGATGCGGTCCAGGCCGGTGTCCTGCCCATCAATTGGCCCGAGTTTCTGGACCGGTTTCCCGAAAATCTGACGCCGCCGGTTTTCAAAAATTTCACCAACCGCCGAAAGCAAAAGAGCACCGGCAACTCCGCCGTTGTTCAGGAAATATCCGAGGCCCCGCCGGCGGCGCGCCGGGATATCATCGCCCGGTACCTGACGGATCGCGTATCCCACGTGCTGGGTCTTTCCGATGATGTCCCGCTTGACCCTGAACAGCCGTTAAAGGAAACCGGCCTGGATTCATTGATGGCGGTTGAACTCAACAATATAATCCAGACCGATCTCGATGTGGGCCTGACAGCTGAAAATTTTATGGAGAACCCGAGCATCGCCATGCTCTCGGAAACCATTCACCAGCTTCTCGAGTCCGCGGGCCGGTTCAAATCCGATGCGCCCAAAGAAAATGATCAAACAACACCGCACGGGCAGACGGCTTCAACCCCCGAATCAAACGGCTGGCTGGCCTACCGCAAGGAGAAACCGGACGCCCTGATCAACCTCTTCTGCTTCCACCATATGGGGGGCGCGGCCTCCCTGTTTCAGGGCTGGCCGGAGGAATTGGCGGATGCCATTGATGTGTGCCCGGTACAGCTCCCGGGACGGGAGGGGAGACGGCATGAAAAAACCTTCGACAGGTTCGACCATCTAATCGAGGCCCTGCTGGAGATGATTCAACCCCACCTCGACCGGCCTTTTGCATTTTTCGGCCACAGTATGGGGACATGGATCGCCTATGAACTCACTCATGCCATCAGACAAAAGATCGGCCAATCCCCCGTCCACCTTTTTGCTGCCGCTATGCCGCCGCCTTGCGAAAACGGGGCATTTATGAAGAATAGACCCATTGATGAATCCTTGATGCCGCACATGGAAATTCCCGAGCCGTTGCGGGGTGATGATACTTTCATGAACGAATGGCTGAACCTTTTTAATGCCGATGCCGGATTGTTTCAAACCTACCACTGCCAGGTTAAGCCGGCGCTTGACTGCCCGATAACCGCTTTTGGGGGGGCATCGGATGAACTGGTGAGCCGTGCGGATCTTTCCGCCTGGCACCAGTATACCTCGGATACCTTCAGGCTTCAGCTTATGCCCGGCCAGCACATGTTTCCCGTCGGAAGCAGAAACCGCTTAATGGCGGCGATTAAGCAGGATTTGACGCCGTTTCTCTATTCCGGGCATTAA
- a CDS encoding GAF domain-containing protein: MKKQVVNYETLLKITNSISHSRDPEEVVLLTAESIAHALNVKGCSIFLINRHTNELEIAASFGLSKEYLNKGPVSAMHSIAESLSEGPVAIGDVSDDPRIQYPDEAKKEGIASILSVPMTTADRIIGALRVYTAEPVDFDMDDVNFVQAVANMTAMAIDMARLHKGLKDSIEILKTMRDPRTLKSKKRTPYEGVPKSFSQARA, translated from the coding sequence ATGAAAAAACAAGTCGTCAATTACGAAACCCTGCTCAAAATCACCAATTCCATCTCCCATTCCCGGGACCCGGAGGAAGTGGTGCTGTTGACTGCAGAAAGCATTGCCCATGCGCTGAATGTCAAGGGATGCAGCATTTTTCTGATCAATCGGCATACCAATGAACTGGAAATCGCCGCATCCTTTGGTCTTAGCAAGGAGTATCTCAACAAAGGCCCGGTCAGCGCCATGCATTCCATTGCCGAATCTTTGAGCGAAGGTCCGGTGGCCATCGGCGATGTATCGGATGATCCGCGGATTCAGTATCCGGATGAGGCTAAAAAGGAGGGGATTGCGTCCATACTTTCAGTGCCCATGACCACTGCCGACCGGATTATCGGCGCGCTTCGGGTGTATACCGCGGAGCCGGTGGATTTTGACATGGATGACGTGAATTTTGTCCAGGCGGTGGCTAATATGACCGCTATGGCTATTGATATGGCAAGGCTTCATAAAGGCTTAAAGGACAGCATCGAAATTCTTAAAACCATGCGGGATCCCAGGACGCTCAAATCCAAGAAGCGAACCCCCTATGAAGGCGTGCCCAAAAGTTTTTCCCAGGCCCGGGCGTAG